The genome window GCGGGCTTTTCGCCTCATCTACGGCTCCGGTGAGCCGCAGCCCCGAGGCCATGGCCCGGGAGGCGGAGGAGTTTCAGAATTCCCGTCGATTCGAGGACGCCATAGCCCAGTGGCGCAAGGTGAAGGAAAGTTACATTTCTCCCGAACTGATCACCCTGGCCGAGATCAAGATCGCCGACGCCCAGTTCGACAGCGGCAACTACATCGAAGCTGCCGCATCCTACGAAGAGTTTCGCAAGCTTCATCCCAACCACGAGAAGTCGGCCTATGCCCTTTACCGCCAGGGGCTGAGCTATTTCAACCAGATCCATGGATTCGACACCGACCAGACCCCCGTGTCCAATACGGTCACCATTTTCGAGTCGTTTTTGCGCCTCTATCCCCAGTCCGAGTATGCGGAAGAGGTGCGCAACAAGCTTGAAGCGGCCCGCCAGAACCAGGTCCAGTACGAGATTTACGTGGGACAGTTCTATTACCGTACCGAAAAGTACACCTCCGCCATCAAGCGGCTGGAGGATGCCCTGAAGCGCTATCCCCGTTCTCCGCTCCACGACGAGACCCTCTACTACCTGGGCAAGGCCTATATCAAAGCCGGTGACAAAGCCGGCGGACGCGAGGCGTTCCAGCGGCTTTTCAGCGAGTTTCGCACAAGCAAGTACGTTGACGAGGCCCGCTCGTTCCTGGACAAGAACTTCTGACATGAGACGCCTTCCGGCGCTGCTGCTCCTGCTTTCACTTGCCGGCTGCGGCGGAGACCGGCGCGCCGTGGAAGAGGTCCTGCGGCTGCGGGATGAGGCGCTCAGCCGGGGAGACGTAACCCTCTACGCATCTCTTCTCTCGCCCGAGTACCGGCAGGCGCGGCCCGACCTGGAGCAGAACCTGCTGCACTCCGGTCCGATCGGGTACCGCTCACTGGACCGCCGCATCCGCCTGGATGGAACCACTGCCGAGGTCGCCGGACGCTACGTGATGAAGGCGAACGTCAAGGGGCGCGTCCTTGAGCTGACAGGACAGGAAACCATTGTTCTGCACCGGGAGAAGGACGGCTGGAAGATCGCCGGCGGGCTGTGAGCATTCCCCGCCTCGTTGGGCACCCATTCATGACCACCATCCTTGCCATAGCCGTTTTCGGCGCCATCGGCTGCGTCGCCCGCTATCTCCTGGCGGGCGGGGTCTACGCTCTGGCCGGCAGGGCGTTCCCCTGGGGGACGCTGGCGGTCAACGTCATGGGGTCATTCCTCATCGGCCTGATCATGGAAGCCGCTCTCCGGACCACCGTGATGTCCCAGGAACTACGCCTGGGGCTCACCATCGGTTTTCTCGGCGGATTCACCACCTTTTCGACCTTCAGCTATGAGACGTTCAAGCTCTTGGAAGATGGTGAGTTTTTCTCTGCTTCGCTTAATGTCCTTGCCAGCGTGGCCCTCTGCCTCGTCGGCACGTGGGCCGGTATCGTGGCGGCGCGGCAGTTGTAGGGAGGCGTCATGACGAGATTCATCGGTGAAAAGATACTCATGCGGATATTCATCGGCGAAGGGGACCGGTGGGGATCCAGCCCTCTCCATGAGGCGCTTCTGGAGCTGCTCAGGCGTGAGGGATGCGCCGGCGCCACGGTGCTGCGGGGGGTGGCCGGCTTCGGGGCATCAAGCGTCTGTCATACGGCCAGGCTTCTGGATCTTTCCGCCGACCTGCCCATGGTGGTGGAAGTGGTTGACGATCAGGAGCGGCTCGATGCTCTAATGCCGAAGATAGACGACATGATGACGGGCGGGATGATCACCCTGGAGAAGGCTACGGTGATCCGCTACACGCCGGCAGGAAAGGGGGCAGCCGCAACGCCATGAAGTCAGATCCGAAACGTCTTGCCGCCGAAATGGCGATCATTGTCGCCGTGGCCGCCATCATCGGCATAACCTGGAATTACCGGCTTCTGGCAGATGTCTTCCAGGGGCGCGCCGTGGGTGCGGGAACACCCGGCCCTCCCCCGGCGGCAACCGGCACAACGGCTCCCGTTCCTCTTCCTCTGGGTCTCATGCAGGTGAAAGAGCTCTTCGACCGCAACGAGGCACTCATCATCGACGCCAGGGACCGCGACTCTTACGGAGCCGGGCACATCAGGGACGCTGTCCTGCTCCCCCTTGGCGAGGCAGACCAGCTCATTCCGCCGCTGGCGGCCAACACCCCCAAGGACCGGTTTCTGATCGTCTACTGCAACGGATACGATTGCCACGACAGCCGCGCCTTGGGGGAAAAGCTCATCCGCGCGGGCTTTGCCCAGGTCTACGTCTTTGAGGGCGGTTTCCCCGAATGGCGGGACGCAGGCTATCCGGTTACCACGGGAGGTTCGTGATGGATGCGGTGAAACGTCACCTCACAGCCCTGCTGCGGGTTGCTCTCGGCGCGGTATTCCTCTATGCTGCGCTCATCAAGATAGCCAATCCTCCCGCCTTTGCCGGCAATGTGGCCGCCTACCAACTGCTTCCGTATGCCGGCAACTACCTGGTGGCAGCCATCCTGCCGTGGATTGAGGCCATCTGCGGCCTGCTGCTCGTGACGGGCTGGAGAGCCCGCAGCGCCGCAGCCCTCGTGGCGGCCATGAACATGCTGTTCATCGTCCTGCTCTTTTCCACCGTGGCTCGCGGGCTTG of Geobacter anodireducens contains these proteins:
- a CDS encoding camphor resistance protein CrcB (may be involved in chromosome condensation; overexpression in Escherichia coli protects against decondensation by camphor; overexpressing the protein results in an increase in supercoiling) — protein: MTTILAIAVFGAIGCVARYLLAGGVYALAGRAFPWGTLAVNVMGSFLIGLIMEAALRTTVMSQELRLGLTIGFLGGFTTFSTFSYETFKLLEDGEFFSASLNVLASVALCLVGTWAGIVAARQL
- a CDS encoding sulfurtransferase, with product MKSDPKRLAAEMAIIVAVAAIIGITWNYRLLADVFQGRAVGAGTPGPPPAATGTTAPVPLPLGLMQVKELFDRNEALIIDARDRDSYGAGHIRDAVLLPLGEADQLIPPLAANTPKDRFLIVYCNGYDCHDSRALGEKLIRAGFAQVYVFEGGFPEWRDAGYPVTTGGS
- a CDS encoding DoxX family protein; protein product: MDAVKRHLTALLRVALGAVFLYAALIKIANPPAFAGNVAAYQLLPYAGNYLVAAILPWIEAICGLLLVTGWRARSAAALVAAMNMLFIVLLFSTVARGLDIDCGCFRQGGEKTTAWTAIFRDILLLVAAVFVFRKTKQ